In Camelina sativa cultivar DH55 chromosome 16, Cs, whole genome shotgun sequence, a single window of DNA contains:
- the LOC104751989 gene encoding GDSL esterase/lipase At2g23540-like produces MATTRASTSGRVSQAFTILVFFFFFFLTLTASVEAAGRGVNNDKKGGGLGASFIFGDSLVDAGNNNYLSTLSRANMQPNGIDFKASGGNPTGRFTNGRTIGDIVGEELGSANYAIPFLAPNATGKALLAGVNYASGGGGIMNGTGRIFVNRLGMDVQVDFFNTTRKQLDDLLGKEKAKEYISKKSIFSITIGANDFLNNYLFPLLSVGTRFTQTPDDFIGDMLEHLRDQLTRLYQLDARKFVIGNVGPIGCIPYQKTINQLKEDECVDLANKLANQYNVKLKSLLDELNKKLPGSMFVHANVYDLVMELITNYKEYGFKSATKACCGNGGQYAGIIPCGPTSSLCEERDKYVFWDPYHPSEAANVIIAKQLLYGDIKVISPVNLSKLRDL; encoded by the exons ATGGCTACGACAAGAGCTTCTACATCAGGCAGGGTCTCTCAAGCTTTCactatcctcgtcttcttcttcttcttcttcttaactctCACTGCTTCAGTGGAAGCTGCTGGTCGTGGAGTTAACAATGATAAAAAGGGCGGCGGATTAGGAGCTTCGTTCATATTTGGAGATTCTCTAGTCGATGCCGGAAATAATAATTATCTATCGACGTTGTCTAGGGCCAATATGCAGCCTAATGGTATCGATTTCAAAGCCTCCGGAGGAAATCCTACCGGCCGGTTCACCAATGGCCGGACCATCGGTGACATCGTTG GGGAAGAACTTGGGTCTGCCAACTACGCGATTCCATTCTTAGCACCGAATGCGACAGGCAAAGCTCTATTAGCCGGTGTGAATTATGCAtctggaggaggaggaatcaTGAATGGCACCGGGAGAATCTTT GTGAATAGGTTAGGTATGGATGTACAAGTTGATTTCTTCAACACTACACGGAAACAGCTCGATGATCTACTTggaaaagagaaagcaaaagagtATATAAGCAAAAAATCAATATTCTCAATCACTATAGGAGCAAACGATTTCCTCAACAATTATTTATTCCCACTTCTCTCAGTCGGAACACGGTTCACTCAAACTCCTGATGATTTCATCGGTGACATGCTCGAGCATCTACGCGACCAACTAACc AGGCTATATCAATTGGATGCAAGGAAGTTTGTAATCGGTAACGTTGGACCAATTGGATGCATACCGTACCAAAAAACGATCAATCAATTAAAAGAAGACGAGTGTGTGGATTTGGCTAATAAGCTAGCAAATCAATACAATGTTAAATTAAAGAGTTTGTTAGATGAACTAAACAAGAAACTTCCCGGTTCAATGTTTGTCCATGCCAATGTCTACGATCTAGTAATGGAACTCATTACCAACTACAAGGAATACg GGTTCAAATCCGCGACAAAGGCTTGTTGCGGTAATGGAGGACAATACGCGGGTATAATTCCGTGCGGACCGACTTCGAGTTTGTGCGAAGAGAGGGATAAATATGTGTTTTGGGATCCTTACCATCCGAGCGAAGCAGCAAACGTTATCATCGCGAAGCAATTGTTATATGGTGATATCAAAGTTATATCTCCAGTTAATCTCAGCAAACTTAGAGATTTGTGA
- the LOC104751995 gene encoding methylesterase 7-like — MDKKNQKRFVLVHGICHGAWCWHKVKPQLEAAGHCVTAVDLAASGLNMTRMEEIQTLKDYCKPLLELMSSLGPDDGKVILVAHSMGGISASLAADIFPSKVAAIVFVASLMPDTINPPGFFFEKLITSGPQENWMDTVITKPNGPLEFALFGPNFMAKNLYNLSSPQDLELAKMLVRVNPFATKELAGTRSLSEEGYGSVTRIYIVCGEDFAIPEDFQRWMIKNFPVKEVMEIKDADHMPMFSKPQELCALLLEIADKYA, encoded by the exons ATGGATAAGAAGAACCAGAAGCGATTTGTGCTAGTCCATGGAATCTGCCACGGCGCATGGTGTTGGCACAAGGTGAAACCGCAGCTAGAAGCTGCAGGTCACTGTGTGACCGCGGTGGACCTAGCTGCATCGGGTCTAAACATGACCAGAATGGAAGAGATTCAGACTCTTAAGGATTACTGCAAACCGCTGCTTGAGCTTATGAGCTCGCTTGGCCCGGATGACGGTAAGGTGATTCTTGTTGCTCATAGCATGGGTGGCATATCCGCTTCACTTGCTGCTGACATCTTCCCTAGTAAGGTTGCTGCTATTGTCTTCGTGGCATCTCTCATGCCCGACACAATAAACCCACCTGGCTTTTTTTTCGAAAAG CTGATCACAAGCGGTCCACAAGAGAATTGGATGGATACTGTAATTACGAAGCCTAATGGTCCTCTAGAGTTTGCTCTTTTTGGACCAAACTTCATGGCCAAGAATTTGTATAACCTATCTTCACCCCAA GATCTTGAATTGGCAAAAATGCTGGTAAGGGTAAACCCGTTCGCTACAAAGGAACTGGCAGGGACAAGAAGCTTAAGTGAGGAAGGGTACGGATCTGTTACACGTATATATATCGTCTGCGGAGAGGACTTTGCGATACCCGAGGATTTCCAGCGCTGGATGATCAAGAACTTCCCAGTAAAAGAAGTAATGGAGATCAAAGATGCAGATCATATGCCAATGTTCTCTAAGCCTCAAGAACTATGTGCTCTTCTCTTAGAGATTGCGGATAAATATgcctaa
- the LOC104751997 gene encoding methylesterase 1-like has translation MSEGKRKQHFVLVHGACHGAWCWYKVKPLLEAAGHLVAASGLDITKSITDIPTCEQYSEPLTKLLTSLPNDEKVVLVAHSFGGLNLAIAMEKFPEKISVAVFLTAFMPDTEHSPSFVLEKYGSNIPPEAWMGTEFEPYGLDNSGLSMFFSREFMKLGLYQLSPIEDLELGLLLKRPGSLFVNDLSKMKNFSNERYGSVPRAFIVCKEDKAIPEEHQRWMINNFPVNLVMEIEETDHMPMFCKPQQLCHHFLEIAYEFV, from the exons ATGAGCGAGGGAAAGAGGAAACAACATTTTGTACTAGTACATGGTGCGTGCCACGGAGCGTGGTGCTGGTACAAGGTTAAGCCACTGTTAGAGGCGGCGGGCCACCTCGTAGCTGCCTCTGGTTTAGACATAACCAAGTCGATCACTGACATCCCTACATGTGAACAATACTCAGAGCCATTGACGAAGCTGCTGACCTCATTACCAAATGATGAGAAGGTTGTCCTCGTAGCTCATAGCTTTGGTGGCTTGAACTTAGCCATAGCCATGGAAAAGTTCCCCGAAAAAATCTCTGTCGCTGTATTCTTGACTGCTTTCATGCCCGACACCGAACACTCACCATCCTTCGTCTTGGAGAAG TATGGAAGCAACATTCCACCAGAAGCATGGATGGGCACCGAATTCGAACCATACGGTTTAGACAATTCCGGACTGAGTATGTTCTTTAGCCGTGAGTTCATGAAGTTAGGTCTTTACCAGCTCTCTCCTATTGAG GATCTTGAACTAGGATTGCTTTTAAAGAGGCCAGGATCATTGTTTGTTAACGATTTatcaaagatgaagaacttCTCTAATGAAAGATATGGATCTGTTCCTCGAGCGTTCATAGTGTGCAAAGAGGACAAAGCCATTCCAGAAGAACACCAAAGATGGATGATTAATAATTTTCCGGTGAATTTAGTTATGGAAATTGAGGAGACAGATCATATGCCAATGTTCTGCAAACCTCAGCAACTCTGCCATCACTTCCTGGAAATTGCTTACGAATTTGTTTAA
- the LOC109124407 gene encoding methylesterase 2-like, whose amino-acid sequence MSEEKRKQHFVLVHGACHGAWCWYKVKPLLEASGHRVTALDLAACGIDTTRSITDISTCEQYSEPLIQLMTSLPNDEKVVLVGHSFGGLNLAIAMDKFPEKISVSVFVTAFMPDTKCSPSFVVDKFASYMTSEGWMGTELKPYGLDNSGLSVFFSTEFMKNRLYQLSPIEDLELGLLLKRPASLFVNQLSRTKNFSDKGYGSVPRAYIVCKEDKIILEEHQRWMIDNYPANFVIEMAETDHMPMFCKPQLLSDHLLEIANKFS is encoded by the exons atgagcgaggagaagaggaagcaaCACTTCGTGCTAGTCCATGGTGCATGCCACGGCGCATGGTGCTGGTACAAGGTGAAGCCGCTGCTCGAGGCTTCGGGACATCGTGTAACCGCCTTAGACCTAGCTGCCTGCGGTATAGACACCACCAGGTCGATCACTGACATTTCCACATGCGAACAATATTCTGAGCCATTGATTCAGCTAATGACTTCATTGCCAAATGATGAGAAGGTTGTGCTCGTTGGTCATAGCTTTGGAGGTTTGAATTTAGCCATAGCCATGGATAAGTTTCCTGaaaaaatctctgtttctgtctTTGTGACTGCTTTCATGCCCGACACCAAATGCTCACCATCGTTCGTCGTGGACAAG TTTGCAAGCTACATGACATCAGAAGGATGGATGGGCACTGAGCTCAAGCCGTACGGCTTAGACAATTCTGGCTTGTCTGTGTTCTTCAGCACTGAGTTTATGAAGAACCGTCTCTACCAGCTTTCTCCTATTGAG GATCTTGAGCTTGGACTGCTTTTAAAGAGGCCCGCATCATTATTTGTGAACCAATTATCAAGGACAAAGAACTTTTCAGACAAAGGGTATGGATCTGTTCCTCGAGCTTACATTGTGTGCAAAGAAGACAAGATCATCTTAGAAGAACATCAACGATGGATGATCGATAATTATCCGGCGAATTTCGTGATTGAGATGGCAGAGACGGATCATATGCCAATGTTTTGCAAACCTCAACTACTCAGTGACCATCTATTGGAAATCGCAAACAAATTCTCttaa
- the LOC104751991 gene encoding methylesterase 4, with translation MEKNNQKKQFVLVHGLCHGAWTWYKVKTLLEAGGHCVTAVDLAASGIDMTRVEEIQTLKAYCKPLLEFMSSLGPDDEKVILVAHSMGGIPAALAADIFPCKIAAVVFLTAFMPDTRNPPAYVFDKLVSSDSEEDCLDTMFGTYGTPDRPLEFALFGPKIMAKNLYQLSPVQDLELAKMLVRVNPVVTDNLAGTRSFSEEGYGSVTRIYIVCGEDFAIPEDFQRWMIKNFPVKEVMEIKDADHMAMFSKPQELCALLLEIADKYA, from the exons ATGGAGAAAAATAACCAGAAGAAACAGTTTGTACTCGTCCATGGGCTGTGCCACGGTGCATGGACTTGGTACAAGGTGAAAACACTGCTGGAGGCTGGAGGTCACTGTGTGACCGCAGTGGATCTGGCCGCATCGGGTATAGACATGACAAGAGTGGAAGAGATTCAAACTCTGAAGGCTTACTGCAAACCATTACTTGAGTTTATGAGCTCTCTTGGTCCGGATGATGAGAAGGTGATTCTTGTTGCGCATAGTATGGGAGGAATACCAGCTGCACTTGCTGCTGACATATTTCCTTGTAAGATTGCTGCTGTTGTCTTCTTGACAGCTTTTATGCCCGACACAAGAAATCCACCTGCTTATGTTTTTGACAAG CTGGTCAGTAGCGATTCAGAAGAGGACTGCTTGGACACCATGTTTGGGACCTATGGGACACCTGATCGCCCTCTAGAATTTGCTCTTTTTGGACCAAAGATCATGGCCAAGAATTTGTATCAACTCTCTCCCGTCCAA GATCTTGAATTAGCAAAAATGTTGGTGAGGGTAAACCCGGTCGTTACAGACAATCTGGCAGGGACAAGAAGCTTTAGTGAGGAAGGGTACGGATCCGTTACACGTATATATATCGTCTGCGGAGAGGACTTTGCGATACCCGAGGATTTCCAGCGCTGGATGATCAAGAACTTCCCAGTAAAAGAAGTAATGGAGATCAAAGATGCAGATCATATGGCGATGTTCTCCAAGCCTCAAGAACTCTGTGCTCTTCTTTTGGAGATTGCGGATAAATATGCCTAA
- the LOC104751990 gene encoding LOW QUALITY PROTEIN: putative methylesterase 19 (The sequence of the model RefSeq protein was modified relative to this genomic sequence to represent the inferred CDS: inserted 1 base in 1 codon) — protein MEKKRYVLVHAVCHGAWSWYKVKTQLEAAGHCVTAVDLAASGRNITRLEEIQTLMDYSKPLLDFMSSLGSDDEKVILVAHSXGGIPAALAADIFPCKIAAMVFVTAFMPDTRNPPAYVFEKLIRSTPREEWLDTVFGRYGNPDCPLESILLGPTFMAKKAYQLSPVEDLVLAKLLVRVNPLVTTNLAGTRSFTEEGYGSVTRTYITCGEDNIVPEEYQRWMISNFPVKEVMEIKDADHMAMFSKPKELCALLLEVANK, from the exons ATGGAGAAAAAGCGCTATGTGCTTGTGCATGCGGTCTGCCACGGCGCGTGGAGTTGGTACAAGGTGAAAACACAGCTAGAGGCTGCAGGTCACTGTGTGACCGCAGTGGATCTGGCTGCATCAGGTCGAAACATAACCAGGTTGGAAGAGATTCAGACATTGATGGATTACTCCAAACCGTTGCTTGATTTTATGAGCTCGCTTGGCTCGGATGACGAAAAGGTGATTCTTGTTGCTCATA ATGGAGGAATACCCGCTGCGCTTGCTGCAGACATCTTTCCTTGTAAGATTGCTGCTATGGTCTTCGTAACAGCTTTCATGCCGGACACAAGAAACCCACCTGCTTATGTTTTCGAAAAG CTGATAAGAAGCACTCCACGAGAGGAATGGTTGGACACCGTGTTTGGGAGGTACGGGAATCCAGATTGTCCTCTAGAGTCTATTCTTTTGGGACCAACGTTCATGGCTAAGAAAGCGTATCAACTGTCTCCGGTAGAA GATCTTGTATTGGCGAAATTGTTGGTAAGGGTAAACCCGTTGGTTACAACCAATCTAGCAGGGACAAGAAGCTTTACTGAGGAAGGGTATGGATCGGTTACACGTACATATATCACATGTGGAGAGGATAATATAGTACCTGAGGAATACCAGCGTTGGATGATCAGCAACTTTCCCGTAAAAGAAGTAATGGAGATCAAAGATGCAGATCATATGGCAATGTTCTCCAAGCCTAAGGAACTATGTGCTCTTCTCTTGGAGGTTGCAAATAAATAA